From the genome of Thermoflexus hugenholtzii, one region includes:
- a CDS encoding glycoside hydrolase family 10 protein — MSRRRALPGLLLLLLFVGSSPMRPGGIPPADVENALWYVWSRYTPAIPSHASPAFPSIGGEAQAGPYRVYLPLVMRAPSAAPEFRALWVTRFDWTRADGTWARPEMLVAIADQAAAARFNVLLFQVRGVGDAYYAPGYEPWAARLTGTVTRTLGVSPGFDPLRVLLDAAHARGLQVHAYVNVYPTWLCGVGAPPDGLDPPHPFWTFSRTNGRSWSAWRVYDASGMPMNMMTCDSYLWATPAWSGVRDHLQRVVGDLVRRYDLDGVHLDLVRYPGRGYSYDPFTPSFSSSAERAEWQREQVNAMVRDLSVVVKGIRPQAWVTAAVWGVYQNRWGWSGFTEGYSDYYQDSKRWLREGWVDAIMPMIYPAGPSGNCPDTTVWTLDRFRVLVADFLADASGRYVFPGIHGGYACFRDVLDRIQAARALGARGVAIFAYGPLSRRGYWDELAAQAFPQPAPLPPLPRGSRK; from the coding sequence ATGAGCCGTCGCAGAGCGCTCCCCGGCCTCCTCCTGTTGCTCCTGTTCGTCGGGTCCAGCCCCATGCGCCCGGGTGGGATCCCTCCTGCGGACGTGGAGAACGCGCTCTGGTATGTATGGAGCCGCTACACTCCTGCCATCCCATCTCATGCCTCCCCTGCTTTCCCTTCGATCGGGGGAGAGGCCCAGGCCGGACCGTATCGGGTCTATCTCCCTCTGGTGATGCGCGCGCCTTCGGCCGCGCCCGAGTTTCGGGCCCTTTGGGTGACGCGGTTTGACTGGACGCGGGCGGATGGGACATGGGCGCGGCCGGAGATGCTGGTGGCCATTGCGGATCAGGCGGCGGCGGCCCGTTTCAACGTTCTTCTTTTTCAGGTTCGTGGGGTGGGGGATGCGTATTACGCGCCGGGGTATGAGCCGTGGGCGGCTCGTTTGACGGGGACGGTGACGCGCACGCTGGGGGTTTCACCGGGGTTTGATCCGCTTCGGGTGCTTCTGGACGCGGCCCATGCCCGGGGGCTTCAGGTTCACGCGTATGTCAACGTGTATCCGACGTGGCTTTGCGGGGTGGGGGCGCCTCCGGACGGCCTGGACCCGCCTCATCCTTTCTGGACGTTCTCCCGGACCAACGGGCGCTCGTGGAGCGCGTGGCGGGTGTATGATGCTTCGGGCATGCCGATGAACATGATGACCTGTGACAGCTACCTCTGGGCCACGCCGGCGTGGTCGGGGGTGCGGGATCACCTGCAGCGGGTGGTGGGGGATCTGGTGCGCCGCTATGATCTGGACGGGGTGCATCTGGACCTGGTTCGCTATCCGGGTCGGGGCTACTCTTATGATCCGTTCACGCCTTCCTTCAGCAGTTCGGCGGAGCGGGCGGAGTGGCAGCGGGAGCAGGTGAACGCCATGGTTCGGGACCTCTCGGTGGTGGTGAAGGGGATACGTCCTCAGGCCTGGGTGACGGCGGCGGTGTGGGGGGTTTATCAGAACCGGTGGGGCTGGTCGGGGTTCACGGAGGGGTATTCGGACTATTACCAGGATTCCAAGCGCTGGCTGCGGGAGGGGTGGGTGGACGCCATTATGCCGATGATTTACCCGGCGGGGCCTTCGGGGAACTGCCCGGACACCACGGTCTGGACGCTGGATCGTTTTCGTGTTCTGGTGGCGGATTTCCTGGCGGACGCCAGCGGCCGATATGTCTTCCCAGGCATCCACGGGGGCTATGCTTGCTTCCGGGATGTCTTGGACCGTATTCAGGCAGCCCGGGCGTTGGGGGCTCGGGGGGTAGCGATCTTTGCCTACGGTCCCTTGAGCCGGCGGGGCTACTGGGATGAGCTGGCCGCCCAGGCCTTCCCACAACCCGCCCCCCTCCCGCCGTTGCCCCGTGGGAGCCGAAAGTGA
- a CDS encoding SPFH domain-containing protein, with product MPRIFDVIEWADDTGREIVRRFPEEGAGDFRLGSQLIVRESQVAVFFRDGRALDVFGPGRHTLTTANIPLLINLLGPLFSGRSPFTAEVYFVSTREFVDLKWGTPDPIVVRNPGMGLGVVLLQGHGTFAVQVRDPQLFVNKIVGVQRLYETERIVDYLRSILVSKLADVVGNFNRPVVDLAGFFEELGAAVRAKAQEDFGALGLDLKAFYVQSLRPSSKTVEELRAMGLLDVQTYAQLQAADALREAAQQELGGLAAAGVGAGAGFGLAQFFTQLFQGMTRPAAPTGPTPAPEIMTVEEAAAYLKVSPEDIVQLIESGQLKARKIGTTYRISRTAIEEFMKG from the coding sequence ATGCCCCGCATCTTCGATGTGATCGAGTGGGCGGATGACACCGGACGGGAGATCGTCCGCCGTTTCCCGGAGGAGGGGGCCGGGGATTTCCGATTGGGCTCCCAGCTGATCGTGCGGGAGAGCCAGGTCGCGGTGTTCTTCCGGGACGGGAGGGCCCTGGATGTGTTCGGGCCGGGCCGTCACACCCTGACCACGGCCAACATCCCGCTGCTGATCAACCTGCTGGGCCCGCTCTTCAGCGGCCGCTCCCCTTTCACCGCCGAAGTCTACTTTGTCTCCACCCGGGAGTTCGTGGACCTCAAATGGGGAACCCCGGATCCCATCGTGGTGCGCAATCCCGGCATGGGCCTGGGGGTGGTGCTGCTTCAGGGCCACGGGACCTTCGCCGTTCAGGTGCGCGATCCCCAGCTCTTCGTCAACAAGATCGTGGGCGTGCAACGCCTGTATGAGACCGAACGCATCGTGGACTACCTGCGCAGCATCCTGGTGAGCAAGCTGGCCGATGTGGTGGGGAACTTCAACCGCCCGGTGGTGGACCTGGCCGGGTTCTTCGAAGAGCTCGGCGCGGCGGTGCGGGCCAAAGCTCAGGAGGACTTCGGGGCCTTGGGGCTGGACCTCAAAGCCTTCTACGTGCAGTCCCTGCGTCCCTCCTCGAAGACCGTTGAGGAGCTGCGGGCCATGGGGCTGCTCGATGTGCAGACCTACGCCCAGCTGCAGGCGGCGGACGCCCTGCGCGAGGCGGCCCAGCAGGAGCTGGGCGGGCTGGCCGCGGCCGGCGTGGGCGCGGGGGCCGGCTTCGGGCTGGCCCAGTTCTTCACCCAGCTCTTCCAGGGGATGACCCGCCCGGCCGCTCCGACTGGCCCCACCCCCGCCCCGGAGATCATGACCGTGGAAGAAGCCGCCGCCTACCTGAAGGTCTCCCCGGAAGACATCGTGCAACTCATCGAGTCCGGCCAGCTGAAGGCCCGCAAGATCGGGACCACTTATCGCATCAGTCGCACGGCCATCGAAGAGTTCATGAAGGGCTGA
- a CDS encoding iron-sulfur cluster assembly accessory protein, with the protein MVEPARRDEELTVQVPVVTLTEAAARRLHALIREKNIPARYLRVFVAGGGCCGLQYGMGFEDQPAETDHQLESQGISLLVDPISASYLWGSTIDYVEDPAGGFFQIHNPNALPSCGCDHSSGSGCGCGSH; encoded by the coding sequence ATGGTCGAGCCGGCCCGGCGGGATGAGGAGCTCACCGTGCAGGTCCCGGTGGTGACGCTGACGGAGGCGGCAGCCCGGCGTCTGCACGCGCTCATTCGCGAGAAGAACATCCCCGCCCGGTATCTGCGGGTGTTCGTCGCCGGCGGGGGATGCTGCGGGCTTCAGTATGGCATGGGGTTCGAAGACCAGCCCGCGGAGACGGATCACCAGCTGGAGAGCCAGGGGATCTCCCTCCTGGTGGACCCGATCAGCGCCTCGTATCTGTGGGGCTCGACCATCGACTACGTCGAGGATCCGGCCGGGGGATTCTTTCAGATCCACAACCCCAACGCCCTTCCCTCCTGCGGCTGCGATCATTCCTCCGGTTCCGGCTGTGGATGTGGCTCCCATTGA
- the pheT gene encoding phenylalanine--tRNA ligase subunit beta translates to MRVPLRWLQEYVRIDLPPEELAERLTLAGLEVTAIERFGVPGAPLEWDRERIVVGQILRVERHPNADRLLLATVDYGRGEPKVVVTGAPNLFPFLERPPERPLKVAFALEGATLYDGHQPGWVKMTLQGRAIRGIYSDAMVCSEKELGISEDHEGIILLDPEAPVGMPLADYMGDVVLEIDLTPNLAHAFSIIGVAREVAALTGKRLRYPPTAVRAFGPTARRLVRVRIEDPEGCPRYSAMVIRDVRIGPSPYWMQWRLRLCGMRPINNIVDITNYVMLEWGQPLHAFDYDRLVERAGGRPPTIIVRRARPGERIRTLDGVERDLDPEDLLICDEAGPIAIAGVMGGAETEVGEATRAVLLESANFDFISIRRTAARHKLPSEASARFGRGIHPALTLPAARRAAAFMQRLADGVVARGVVDAYARKARRVTLPLSAQDVERVLGFAIPPREIERILRALEFRVEPARPPARSRSAPAAWRVTVPDHRLDCQRPEDLIEEVARIWGYDRMPETRLRDPLPPQRGNPAWAFEERVRDILVACGLQEVITYALIHPDEEARLAPPGVANPYTALDYVRLINPISEERTVLRHTLLPGLLRTLRANLRFRERVAIFEVGKVFLPRPGEALPEEPRRIGIALTGPRDPASWLPVDRGWMDFFDLKGVVEALLERLHIPGVAFERAEHPSLHPGRGAEVKAGGRSLGILGELHPLVRRAWELPDQPVLIAELDLEALQALAPIAHVFEAVPRVPPVVEDLAFIVPESVPAAALAAVLREAGTPLVREVHLFDVYQGPPIPPGHRSLAFTVFYQAEDRTLTDREVATLRERLIRAAAERLGAVVRQKEEGM, encoded by the coding sequence ATGCGGGTTCCGCTGCGCTGGCTACAGGAATACGTGAGGATCGATCTGCCGCCGGAGGAGCTGGCCGAGCGCCTGACCCTGGCCGGCCTGGAGGTGACCGCCATCGAGCGGTTCGGGGTCCCCGGCGCTCCCCTGGAATGGGACCGGGAGCGGATCGTCGTCGGGCAGATCCTCCGGGTGGAGCGCCATCCCAACGCCGACCGCCTGCTCCTGGCCACGGTGGACTACGGCCGGGGGGAGCCGAAGGTGGTGGTCACCGGCGCGCCTAACCTGTTCCCTTTCCTGGAACGTCCGCCGGAGCGCCCTCTTAAGGTGGCCTTCGCCCTGGAAGGGGCCACCCTCTACGACGGCCACCAGCCGGGCTGGGTGAAGATGACCCTCCAGGGCCGGGCCATCCGCGGGATCTATTCCGACGCCATGGTCTGCTCAGAGAAAGAGCTGGGGATCTCCGAGGACCACGAGGGGATCATCCTGCTGGACCCGGAGGCGCCGGTGGGGATGCCCCTGGCGGACTACATGGGGGACGTGGTGCTGGAGATCGACCTCACCCCCAACCTGGCCCACGCCTTCTCGATCATCGGGGTGGCCCGGGAGGTGGCCGCCCTCACCGGCAAGCGCCTGCGCTACCCTCCCACCGCGGTGAGGGCCTTCGGCCCAACGGCCCGCCGCCTCGTGAGGGTCCGCATCGAGGACCCGGAGGGTTGCCCCCGATACTCCGCCATGGTCATCCGGGACGTGCGGATCGGTCCTTCCCCTTACTGGATGCAGTGGCGGCTGCGGCTGTGCGGGATGCGCCCCATCAACAACATCGTGGACATCACCAACTATGTGATGCTGGAATGGGGCCAGCCCCTCCACGCCTTCGACTACGATCGGCTGGTGGAGCGGGCCGGCGGCCGCCCCCCCACGATCATCGTCCGCCGCGCCCGCCCCGGCGAGCGGATCCGCACCCTGGATGGGGTGGAGCGAGACCTGGATCCGGAGGACCTCCTGATCTGCGACGAGGCCGGTCCCATCGCCATCGCCGGGGTGATGGGGGGCGCGGAGACGGAGGTCGGGGAGGCCACCCGCGCCGTCCTCCTGGAGTCCGCGAACTTCGACTTCATCTCCATCCGTCGCACGGCCGCCCGGCACAAGCTGCCCAGCGAGGCCAGCGCCCGCTTCGGACGAGGGATCCACCCGGCCCTCACCCTCCCCGCCGCCCGGCGGGCCGCCGCCTTCATGCAGCGCCTGGCCGATGGGGTCGTGGCCCGCGGGGTCGTTGACGCTTACGCCCGCAAGGCCCGACGGGTGACCCTCCCGCTCTCCGCGCAGGATGTGGAGCGCGTGCTGGGCTTCGCCATCCCGCCCCGCGAGATCGAGCGGATCCTGCGCGCCCTGGAGTTCCGGGTCGAGCCCGCCCGGCCTCCCGCCCGCTCCCGCTCCGCCCCGGCCGCCTGGCGGGTCACCGTCCCCGATCATCGGCTGGACTGCCAGCGCCCGGAGGATCTCATTGAGGAGGTCGCCCGCATCTGGGGCTATGACCGGATGCCGGAGACCCGGCTCCGGGATCCCCTGCCCCCGCAGCGGGGCAACCCCGCCTGGGCCTTCGAGGAGCGGGTCCGGGACATCCTGGTGGCCTGCGGGCTCCAGGAAGTGATCACCTACGCCCTGATCCATCCGGACGAGGAAGCCCGTCTGGCCCCTCCCGGCGTCGCCAATCCCTACACGGCCCTGGACTACGTCCGGCTGATCAACCCCATCAGCGAGGAGCGCACCGTCCTCCGCCACACCCTGCTCCCCGGATTGCTGCGCACCCTTCGCGCCAACCTCCGGTTCCGGGAACGGGTGGCGATCTTCGAAGTTGGGAAGGTGTTCCTCCCCCGTCCCGGAGAGGCCCTTCCGGAGGAGCCGCGGCGGATCGGCATCGCCCTCACCGGGCCGCGGGATCCGGCCTCGTGGCTTCCCGTGGATCGGGGGTGGATGGACTTCTTCGATCTGAAGGGCGTCGTTGAGGCGCTGCTGGAGCGCCTGCACATCCCGGGGGTGGCCTTCGAGCGGGCGGAACATCCGAGCCTGCACCCGGGCCGGGGAGCGGAGGTGAAGGCCGGTGGACGTTCCCTGGGGATCCTGGGGGAGCTGCACCCGCTGGTGCGCCGGGCCTGGGAGCTGCCGGATCAGCCCGTCCTGATCGCCGAGCTGGATCTGGAAGCCCTGCAGGCCCTGGCGCCCATCGCGCATGTCTTTGAGGCGGTGCCTCGGGTGCCCCCGGTGGTGGAGGACTTAGCCTTCATCGTGCCGGAGAGCGTGCCGGCTGCCGCCCTGGCCGCCGTGCTGCGCGAGGCCGGCACCCCCCTGGTCCGCGAGGTGCACCTCTTCGACGTCTACCAGGGGCCGCCCATCCCGCCCGGGCACCGCAGCCTGGCTTTCACTGTGTTCTATCAAGCGGAGGACCGCACCCTCACGGACCGGGAGGTCGCCACATTGCGGGAACGCCTCATCCGGGCAGCCGCTGAACGGCTCGGCGCCGTCGTCCGTCAGAAAGAGGAGGGAATGTGA
- a CDS encoding HepT-like ribonuclease domain-containing protein, whose product MEPIKTWRVHEEEKGRVEERLAGALAGEPDVVFAYLHGSFVEGEVFRDIDVAVFLDPFPTPAWPREAELAARLEATLRRAGLPFPVDVRALNAAPPAFRFAAIRPRRILLCRDEGRRADFEASTWTEYFEVRRLHEAYLRGVFQMIRYQSDRMRNLLSALFESQRALDSLARMPEADFLADPHRRGSARYHLVLAAEAIVDIAQHLIAQNRWRPPETYSEALQVLQEHGVLHEALAQRLSDLIRMRHRLVHRYWEVDDRLVFQAIPQAMQDIEDFVQAIGVATGLRSGK is encoded by the coding sequence ATGGAGCCGATCAAGACCTGGCGGGTCCATGAGGAAGAAAAGGGCCGTGTGGAAGAGCGCCTGGCCGGGGCCCTGGCTGGGGAGCCCGATGTAGTCTTCGCTTACCTGCACGGCTCCTTCGTCGAGGGGGAAGTCTTCCGGGACATCGACGTCGCGGTGTTCCTGGATCCTTTTCCCACGCCGGCCTGGCCCCGGGAAGCGGAGCTGGCCGCCCGCCTGGAGGCGACGCTGCGCCGGGCCGGCCTCCCCTTCCCGGTGGACGTGCGGGCCCTGAACGCCGCGCCACCGGCCTTCCGCTTCGCCGCCATCCGGCCCCGCCGCATTCTCCTCTGCCGCGACGAGGGCCGCCGCGCCGACTTCGAGGCCTCGACCTGGACCGAATACTTCGAGGTCCGCCGCCTGCACGAAGCTTACCTGCGAGGTGTCTTCCAGATGATCCGCTATCAAAGCGATCGCATGCGCAACCTGCTCTCCGCACTGTTTGAAAGCCAGCGGGCCCTCGATTCCCTCGCCCGGATGCCCGAGGCGGATTTCTTAGCCGACCCACACCGACGAGGCAGCGCCCGGTATCACCTGGTGCTGGCAGCGGAAGCCATTGTGGATATCGCCCAGCACCTGATCGCTCAGAACCGCTGGCGCCCCCCGGAAACCTACAGTGAGGCGCTTCAAGTGCTCCAGGAGCATGGAGTGCTCCACGAGGCGCTCGCGCAGCGTCTCTCCGACCTGATTCGCATGCGCCATCGGCTGGTTCATCGATATTGGGAAGTGGATGATCGCCTCGTCTTTCAAGCAATCCCCCAGGCGATGCAGGACATCGAGGACTTCGTCCAGGCCATCGGGGTCGCAACGGGGCTTCGCTCCGGAAAGTAG
- the pheS gene encoding phenylalanine--tRNA ligase subunit alpha — protein sequence MVTVDELERLREEALRELEGLDTEEALQAWYAGYLGRRSRLMEAFAALGTLPRELRPAIGRKANEVKEALEAAYAARREALRQAALRRELEAPPLDVTLPGRPVRAGRLHPATRTLREIVAIFAEMGFQVFTSRDVETDEYNFQLLNIPPHHPARDMWSTFYTDREGVILRTHTSPGQIHAMRAFCPEPIRVILPGMCYRYEQITARSEIMFHQVEGLAVGPGVTMSDLKGTLADFARRMFGPERKVRFRASYFPFTEPSVEVDIDCILCEGRGCRVCKHTGWLEIAGAGMVHPVVLQNGGYDPRRFTGFAFGMGPQRITMLKHRIDDIRYFWANDLRFLEQFD from the coding sequence ATGGTCACCGTGGACGAGCTGGAACGATTGCGTGAGGAGGCGTTACGGGAGCTGGAAGGGCTGGACACCGAGGAGGCCCTCCAGGCCTGGTATGCCGGCTATCTGGGCCGGCGCAGCCGACTGATGGAGGCCTTCGCCGCCCTGGGGACTCTCCCCCGGGAGCTGCGGCCGGCCATCGGGCGCAAGGCCAACGAGGTCAAAGAGGCCCTCGAGGCAGCCTACGCCGCGCGGCGGGAGGCCCTGCGCCAGGCCGCCCTGCGCCGCGAGCTGGAGGCGCCGCCCCTGGACGTCACCTTGCCCGGCCGTCCGGTCCGCGCCGGCCGGCTTCACCCGGCCACCCGCACCCTCCGGGAGATCGTCGCCATCTTCGCCGAGATGGGCTTCCAGGTCTTCACCAGCCGGGACGTGGAGACCGATGAATACAACTTCCAGCTGCTCAACATCCCACCCCATCACCCCGCCCGGGATATGTGGAGCACGTTCTACACCGACCGGGAGGGAGTGATCCTGCGCACCCACACCTCCCCGGGACAGATCCATGCCATGCGGGCCTTCTGCCCGGAGCCCATCCGGGTGATCCTGCCCGGGATGTGTTATCGTTATGAGCAGATCACCGCCCGCTCCGAGATCATGTTCCACCAGGTGGAGGGACTGGCCGTGGGCCCCGGGGTGACCATGAGCGACCTTAAGGGCACCCTGGCGGACTTCGCCCGCCGGATGTTCGGACCCGAGCGCAAGGTCCGCTTCCGCGCCTCGTATTTCCCCTTCACCGAGCCCAGCGTGGAGGTGGATATCGACTGCATCCTCTGCGAGGGGCGAGGCTGCCGGGTCTGCAAGCACACCGGCTGGCTCGAGATCGCCGGCGCCGGGATGGTGCACCCCGTGGTCCTGCAAAACGGCGGCTACGATCCCCGCCGCTTCACCGGCTTCGCCTTCGGCATGGGGCCGCAACGGATCACTATGCTCAAACATCGCATCGACGATATTCGATATTTCTGGGCCAACGACCTGCGCTTCTTAGAGCAGTTCGATTAG
- a CDS encoding response regulator: MIPERTPMRALIVEDDPAWRQLLAEELEELGLQVDAAPDVPTALAWLQERPYTLAVVDISLDPGDHRDRGGFRVLDALAERSPLVPAIALTGYATVEMAVEALTRHRAADFLRKETFRRRAFREVAARLLQRELLPSAPSPSPSAPAGAPSASHPGPRALVVEDDPGWQDLYRELLGEIGLAVETASSYGEALAWLEQGSFALLIVDLQLASSMDPFGNRDGLRLLRVARRRGLPTIAVSATASADEVEMAYQSLGVMAFLDKAAFNRQNFLQFVRQAFAGRPRPAPARPAGALSPEDQAALASLTPREREVLRWMAHGLTNKEIAERLVVSPNTVKKQVDSILSKLGVHTRAAAVRKAILGGLLEDPLGDPPARPR; encoded by the coding sequence ATGATCCCGGAGCGCACGCCGATGCGCGCGCTGATCGTGGAGGATGACCCGGCCTGGCGGCAGCTGCTCGCCGAGGAGCTCGAGGAGCTGGGGCTGCAGGTCGATGCCGCCCCGGACGTCCCCACCGCCCTGGCCTGGTTACAGGAGCGTCCCTACACGCTGGCCGTGGTGGACATCTCCCTCGACCCCGGGGATCACCGGGATCGGGGTGGGTTCCGCGTCCTGGACGCCCTGGCCGAGCGAAGCCCGTTGGTCCCGGCCATCGCCCTGACCGGCTACGCCACCGTCGAGATGGCCGTGGAGGCTCTGACCCGTCATCGGGCGGCCGATTTCCTGCGGAAGGAGACCTTCCGACGTCGAGCCTTTCGGGAGGTCGCCGCTCGTCTCCTTCAGCGGGAGCTCCTCCCCTCCGCGCCTTCGCCTTCCCCGTCTGCTCCCGCCGGGGCCCCGTCGGCATCGCATCCGGGCCCCCGAGCCCTGGTGGTGGAGGACGACCCGGGCTGGCAGGATCTTTACCGGGAGTTGCTGGGGGAGATCGGCCTGGCGGTGGAGACGGCCTCCTCCTACGGCGAGGCCCTGGCCTGGCTGGAGCAGGGATCCTTCGCCCTGCTCATCGTCGACCTCCAGCTGGCCAGCTCGATGGATCCCTTCGGCAATCGGGACGGCCTGCGGCTGCTGCGGGTGGCCCGGCGACGAGGATTGCCCACCATCGCCGTCAGCGCCACCGCCTCCGCCGATGAGGTGGAGATGGCCTACCAGAGCCTGGGGGTCATGGCCTTCCTGGACAAAGCCGCCTTCAACCGGCAGAACTTCCTGCAGTTTGTCCGGCAGGCCTTCGCTGGGCGCCCCCGGCCGGCCCCCGCTCGCCCCGCCGGGGCGCTCTCGCCGGAGGACCAGGCCGCCCTGGCCTCCCTCACCCCCCGGGAGCGGGAGGTCCTGCGCTGGATGGCCCACGGGCTGACCAACAAGGAGATCGCCGAACGGCTCGTGGTCTCCCCCAACACGGTTAAGAAACAGGTCGACAGCATCCTGAGCAAGCTGGGCGTTCACACCCGCGCCGCCGCGGTGCGCAAGGCCATCCTGGGCGGGCTGCTGGAGGATCCCTTAGGCGATCCCCCCGCCCGGCCCCGGTGA
- a CDS encoding GAF domain-containing protein, producing the protein MRELCQRLKAAGERLAGLPPETPLPECMRRIGEEALRLLEGREAPAAILFCYDPEQSSLDPASRVAVGKTGELTGPDWPRPDGMAAHALLHRRRVLSWEAPDIPIHPAKQAAGARSVGCWPLLTAEGPVGVLYLSCREERPFTEEEIEAIEAFTGLAALALQRARAMERLRQALGRATRELEELRRMDHLLSARADPQEVLEAILRIALELTGARFGTLRLVDRGRRRLVLGAVIGRPLLPNVAPELDLDETSIVGWVAVHGRSLRIDDLHTSPWASIYRPWLAGQEIRAELAVPLIGAGGEAEGVLNLESPEPGAFTEADQRLLEMLAARAVIALQEMRLLRGMQEITGQLLHAGREALFARAVALACELLQASDGAIWLIHPEGPPALAFATHPTMAGTAGLAEAVCRARRPLSFETGGWALAVPMLDPTGAVRGVFVVHSSRPRTFTERDQRLLIILANHAALAVQLAEHVRALQEARERQAIMEAFAAVGDIAANLLHRLNNYIGLIPVRLEGLREKRPALLEDAYLHAILQEIESRARAAMDAVREAMVYLRPMAPRPIPVLPCLEMALRDLRIPEGIRLEVVGLEDLPPVMAGEPQLALVFFNLIENAVEALGESGWIRIEGAAGPQDVILTVRDNGPGIPPEIQERIFELDFSTKRAPKKLGFGLWWVKLLIQRFGGEIRVESAPGQGTAFHIRLPRAPMDPGGMPSRLEGKEGTSR; encoded by the coding sequence ATGCGCGAGCTGTGCCAGCGCCTGAAGGCGGCGGGGGAGCGCCTGGCCGGCCTCCCCCCTGAAACGCCGCTCCCCGAATGCATGCGCCGCATCGGGGAGGAGGCCCTCCGCCTGCTGGAGGGGCGGGAGGCGCCCGCCGCCATCCTGTTCTGCTACGATCCGGAACAGAGCAGCCTCGATCCAGCCTCCCGCGTGGCCGTGGGGAAGACCGGGGAGCTCACCGGGCCGGACTGGCCCCGGCCGGATGGGATGGCCGCCCATGCGCTTCTCCATCGACGGCGCGTCCTCTCCTGGGAGGCGCCGGACATCCCCATCCATCCCGCGAAACAGGCGGCGGGCGCCCGCAGCGTGGGGTGCTGGCCCCTGCTGACCGCCGAGGGGCCGGTGGGGGTGCTCTACCTCTCATGCCGGGAGGAGCGCCCCTTCACCGAAGAGGAGATCGAAGCCATCGAGGCCTTCACCGGCCTGGCCGCCCTCGCCCTGCAGCGGGCACGGGCCATGGAACGCCTCCGACAGGCGCTGGGTCGGGCCACCCGCGAACTGGAGGAGCTGCGGCGCATGGACCACCTCCTCAGCGCCCGGGCCGACCCCCAGGAGGTGCTGGAGGCCATCCTGCGGATCGCCCTGGAGCTGACCGGCGCCCGTTTCGGCACGCTGCGCCTGGTGGACCGCGGGCGCCGGCGTCTGGTGCTGGGCGCGGTGATCGGCCGCCCTCTGCTCCCCAATGTAGCGCCCGAGCTGGACCTGGACGAGACCAGCATCGTCGGATGGGTGGCCGTCCACGGTCGCTCGCTGCGTATCGATGACCTGCACACCTCGCCCTGGGCCTCGATCTACCGGCCCTGGCTGGCCGGCCAGGAGATCCGCGCCGAGCTGGCCGTGCCGCTGATCGGGGCCGGCGGGGAGGCGGAGGGCGTGCTGAACCTGGAAAGCCCGGAGCCCGGAGCCTTCACGGAGGCCGACCAGCGGTTGCTGGAGATGCTGGCCGCCCGGGCGGTGATCGCCCTCCAGGAGATGCGGCTGCTGCGAGGCATGCAGGAGATCACCGGGCAGCTCCTTCATGCCGGCCGCGAGGCCCTCTTCGCCCGCGCCGTCGCCCTGGCCTGTGAGCTGCTCCAGGCCTCCGACGGCGCCATCTGGCTGATCCACCCCGAGGGCCCGCCGGCCCTCGCCTTCGCCACCCACCCCACCATGGCCGGGACCGCCGGGCTGGCCGAGGCGGTGTGCCGGGCCCGCCGCCCCCTCTCCTTCGAGACCGGGGGATGGGCCCTGGCTGTGCCGATGCTGGACCCCACCGGCGCCGTCCGGGGGGTGTTTGTGGTCCATTCCTCCCGCCCGCGCACCTTCACCGAGCGCGACCAGCGCCTGCTGATCATCCTGGCCAACCACGCCGCCCTGGCCGTCCAGCTGGCCGAACACGTCCGGGCCCTTCAGGAGGCCCGGGAGCGTCAGGCGATCATGGAGGCCTTCGCCGCCGTCGGCGACATCGCCGCCAATCTCCTCCACCGCCTGAACAACTACATCGGCCTGATCCCGGTGCGCCTGGAGGGGCTGCGGGAGAAGCGGCCGGCCCTCCTCGAAGACGCTTATCTCCACGCGATCCTGCAGGAGATCGAAAGCCGGGCCCGGGCGGCGATGGACGCGGTGCGGGAGGCGATGGTCTACCTGCGGCCGATGGCCCCCCGCCCTATCCCGGTCCTCCCCTGCCTGGAGATGGCCCTGCGAGATCTGCGGATCCCGGAGGGGATCCGGCTGGAGGTCGTCGGGCTGGAGGATCTGCCACCGGTGATGGCCGGGGAGCCCCAGCTGGCCCTGGTCTTCTTCAACCTGATCGAGAACGCGGTGGAGGCCCTGGGGGAGAGCGGCTGGATCCGCATCGAGGGAGCGGCCGGCCCCCAGGACGTGATCCTCACCGTCCGGGACAACGGGCCGGGGATCCCCCCGGAGATCCAGGAGCGGATCTTCGAGCTGGATTTCTCCACCAAGCGCGCGCCGAAGAAGCTGGGCTTCGGCCTGTGGTGGGTGAAGTTGCTCATCCAGCGGTTCGGCGGGGAGATCCGGGTGGAAAGCGCCCCGGGCCAGGGCACAGCCTTCCACATCCGCCTGCCCCGCGCCCCGATGGATCCGGGCGGGATGCCTTCACGCCTTGAGGGAAAGGAGGGAACGAGCCGATGA